A portion of the Pseudomonas sp. PSE14 genome contains these proteins:
- a CDS encoding PLP-dependent aminotransferase family protein — protein sequence MFRNSLLESVKARLVLPELLALPLHARIQRAIRQLILDGALTAGTPLPASRQLASSLGVSRDTIESAYSHLHAEGFIERRVGSGSFVAEATRLSPGRRAPRRPRQASAGTARLSLRGQAMLHHGGVREQLAPRPFAPGVPETRTFPLPTWERLQRQVLKEFGARALMHGDPQGAEPLRRAIADYVNLERGARTTAEQVLVLTSSQQALGLCASVLLDAGERIFVEDPVYYGARKAFVAAGLDCQAIPVDEHGIEVDRLLAQPHSARAVYLTPSHQFPTGATLSLERRLALIEWAERAQAWIIEDDYDSEFHYAGKPTACVQGLDAHDRTLYIGTFTKSLFPGLRVGYLVLPPALVEPMTIARSLQDGHTASIAQLTLARFISGGHFGAYVRHMRGLYAERLALLAELLERRLGGLVQPRVPAGGLQMPCLLSTALEEDVVIAAARSARIELLGLSGLYVARAPQPGFLMGFAAYTPDELERAVDGLARCLEKRV from the coding sequence TTGTTCAGGAACTCCCTACTCGAATCGGTCAAGGCGCGGCTGGTCCTTCCGGAACTGCTGGCGCTGCCGCTGCACGCACGGATCCAGCGCGCCATTCGCCAACTGATCCTCGACGGTGCGCTCACGGCGGGAACGCCGCTGCCCGCCTCGCGCCAGTTGGCCAGTTCCCTCGGCGTTTCCCGCGACACCATCGAATCGGCCTACAGCCATCTGCACGCCGAGGGCTTCATCGAGCGCCGGGTCGGCAGCGGCAGCTTCGTCGCCGAAGCCACCCGCCTTTCCCCCGGCCGGCGCGCCCCCAGGCGGCCGCGCCAGGCCAGCGCGGGCACGGCACGGCTCAGCCTGCGAGGCCAGGCAATGCTCCATCACGGTGGTGTCCGCGAGCAGCTCGCGCCGCGCCCATTCGCGCCGGGCGTACCGGAAACGCGCACCTTCCCGCTGCCGACCTGGGAGCGCCTGCAGCGCCAGGTGCTGAAGGAGTTCGGCGCCAGGGCTCTGATGCACGGCGATCCACAGGGCGCCGAACCACTGCGGCGCGCGATCGCCGACTATGTGAACCTTGAGCGTGGCGCGCGCACCACGGCGGAACAGGTGCTGGTGCTGACCAGCTCTCAGCAGGCCCTGGGGCTGTGCGCCAGCGTCCTGCTGGACGCGGGCGAGCGGATATTCGTCGAGGACCCGGTGTATTACGGCGCGCGCAAGGCATTCGTCGCCGCGGGGCTCGACTGCCAGGCCATTCCGGTCGACGAGCATGGCATCGAGGTCGACCGGCTACTCGCCCAGCCTCACTCCGCCAGGGCGGTATACCTGACGCCATCGCACCAGTTTCCCACCGGCGCGACGCTCTCGCTGGAGCGCCGGCTGGCATTGATCGAGTGGGCCGAGCGAGCGCAGGCGTGGATCATCGAGGACGACTACGACAGCGAATTCCACTACGCCGGCAAGCCGACCGCCTGTGTCCAGGGCCTGGACGCCCATGACCGTACGCTCTACATCGGAACCTTCACCAAGTCCCTGTTCCCGGGGCTGCGTGTCGGCTACCTGGTGCTGCCGCCCGCACTGGTGGAGCCCATGACCATCGCCCGCTCCCTGCAGGATGGCCACACCGCCTCCATCGCGCAGTTGACCCTGGCGCGCTTCATCAGCGGCGGGCACTTCGGCGCCTACGTGCGCCACATGCGCGGCCTCTACGCCGAACGCCTGGCCCTGCTGGCCGAGCTGCTGGAGCGGCGACTCGGCGGGCTTGTGCAGCCCCGCGTGCCTGCGGGCGGCCTGCAGATGCCCTGCCTGCTGTCCACCGCGCTGGAGGAAGACGTCGTCATCGCCGCCGCGCGCAGCGCGCGTATCGAACTGCTGGGCCTGAGCGGCCTGTACGTTGCCCGGGCGCCGCAGCCGGGCTTCCTCATGGGCTTCGCCGCCTACACGCCCGATGAACTCGAGCGTGCGGTCGATGGCCTGGCGCGATGCCTCGAAAAACGGGTCTGA
- a CDS encoding GNAT family N-acetyltransferase has translation MTAIQQLISIRPVVQEDFETWSEYWGKYQEFYAVNLGEETTRTTWARFFDTAEPVHCAVATDGKRLFGFVNFVFHRSTWGRNDFCYLEDLYVSPSVRGQKIGKKLIEYVQCQARERQCERLYWHTQETNHTAQRLYDWIAERPGVIEYRMALDSGR, from the coding sequence ATGACCGCCATACAACAGCTCATATCCATTCGCCCGGTGGTGCAGGAGGACTTCGAGACGTGGTCCGAGTATTGGGGCAAGTACCAGGAGTTCTACGCCGTGAACCTGGGCGAGGAGACGACCCGGACCACCTGGGCGCGCTTCTTCGATACCGCCGAACCGGTGCACTGCGCCGTGGCCACCGACGGCAAGCGGCTCTTCGGGTTCGTCAATTTCGTCTTCCATCGCTCGACCTGGGGGCGCAACGACTTCTGCTATCTGGAAGATCTCTACGTTTCGCCGAGCGTGCGTGGGCAGAAGATCGGCAAGAAGCTCATCGAATACGTGCAGTGCCAGGCCCGCGAGCGGCAGTGCGAGCGGCTGTACTGGCACACTCAGGAAACCAATCATACGGCGCAGCGCCTGTATGACTGGATCGCCGAGCGACCTGGGGTGATCGAGTATCGGATGGCGCTGGACAGCGGGCGCTGA
- the katG gene encoding catalase/peroxidase HPI: MSDEKKASCPFNHAAGGGTTNRDWWPNQLRLDLLHQHSSKSDPMEESFNYAEAFKSLDLAAVKKDLTALMTDSQEWWPADFGHYGPLFIRMAWHAAGTYRIGDGRGGAGRGQQRFAPLNSWPDNVSLDKARRLLWPIKQKYGNKLSWADLIILTGNVALESMGFKTFGFAGGRADVWEPDMDVYWGDEKTWLGDERYTGDRDLENPLAAVQMGLIYVNPEGPNGNPDPLAAAVDIRETFARMAMDDEETVALIVGGHTFGKTHGAGPADNVGANPEAAPLEEQGLGWRSTYKTGVGADAITSGLEVVWTNTPTQWSNNFLNILFGYEWELTKSPAGAHQWKPKNGAGAGSIPDPFDPNKRRDPTMLTTDISLRTDPIYEKISRRFHQNPDQLADAFARAWFKLTHRDMGPRARYLGPEVPAEQLIWQDPIPAVDHPLVDVNDVAALKAKVLASGLTVSELVSTAWASASTFRGSDKRGGANGARIRLAPQKDWPVNQPEQLAKVLKVLEGIQADFNKSASAGKKISLADLIVLAGGAAVEKAAKDGGHNVTVPFTPGRMDASQEQTDVDSVGMLEPRADGFRNYLKAKYPVLPEHLLVDKAQLLTLTAPEMTVLVGGLRVLGANVGQSPHGVFTSKPGTLSNDFFVNLLDMGTVWKPTSSANDLYEGRDRKSGNVKWSGTRIDLVFGSNAQLRALAEVYACSDSRQKFVDDFVKAWTKVMNLDRFDLR; the protein is encoded by the coding sequence ATGAGTGACGAGAAGAAAGCCAGCTGCCCGTTCAACCACGCCGCTGGCGGCGGTACGACGAACCGTGACTGGTGGCCGAACCAACTGAGGTTGGACCTGCTCCACCAGCATTCCTCCAAGTCCGACCCGATGGAGGAATCCTTCAACTATGCCGAGGCCTTCAAGAGCCTCGACCTGGCTGCGGTCAAGAAGGACCTGACGGCCCTGATGACCGACTCCCAGGAGTGGTGGCCGGCCGACTTCGGCCACTACGGCCCACTCTTCATCCGCATGGCCTGGCACGCCGCCGGCACCTACCGCATCGGCGATGGCCGGGGCGGCGCGGGGCGTGGGCAACAGCGCTTCGCCCCGCTCAACAGCTGGCCGGACAACGTCAGCCTGGACAAGGCCCGCCGGCTCCTCTGGCCGATCAAGCAGAAGTACGGCAACAAACTGTCCTGGGCCGACCTGATCATCCTCACCGGCAACGTCGCGCTGGAATCCATGGGCTTCAAGACCTTCGGCTTCGCCGGCGGTCGTGCGGACGTGTGGGAACCGGACATGGACGTGTACTGGGGCGACGAGAAGACCTGGCTGGGCGATGAGCGCTACACCGGTGACCGCGACCTGGAAAACCCGCTGGCCGCCGTGCAGATGGGCCTGATCTACGTGAACCCGGAAGGCCCCAACGGCAACCCCGACCCGCTGGCCGCCGCCGTCGACATCCGCGAGACCTTCGCACGCATGGCGATGGACGACGAAGAAACCGTGGCGCTGATCGTCGGCGGCCACACCTTCGGCAAGACCCACGGTGCAGGCCCGGCCGACAACGTCGGCGCCAACCCCGAAGCCGCCCCCCTGGAAGAACAGGGCCTGGGCTGGCGCAGCACCTACAAGACCGGCGTCGGTGCCGATGCCATCACCAGCGGCCTGGAAGTGGTCTGGACCAACACCCCGACCCAGTGGAGCAACAACTTCCTGAACATCCTGTTCGGCTACGAATGGGAACTGACCAAGAGCCCGGCCGGCGCCCACCAGTGGAAGCCGAAGAATGGCGCCGGGGCCGGCAGCATTCCGGACCCGTTCGACCCGAACAAGCGCCGCGACCCGACCATGCTCACCACGGACATCTCGCTGCGCACCGACCCGATCTACGAAAAGATCTCCCGGCGCTTCCACCAGAACCCCGACCAGTTGGCCGACGCCTTCGCCCGCGCCTGGTTCAAGCTCACCCACCGCGACATGGGCCCGCGCGCCCGCTACCTGGGGCCGGAAGTCCCCGCCGAGCAATTGATCTGGCAGGACCCGATCCCCGCCGTGGACCACCCGCTGGTGGACGTCAACGACGTGGCCGCGCTGAAGGCCAAGGTGCTGGCCTCCGGTCTGACTGTCTCTGAGCTGGTTTCCACCGCCTGGGCCTCGGCCTCCACCTTCCGCGGCTCCGACAAGCGCGGCGGCGCCAACGGTGCGCGCATCCGCCTGGCACCGCAGAAGGACTGGCCGGTCAACCAGCCGGAACAACTGGCGAAGGTGCTCAAGGTGCTCGAAGGCATCCAGGCTGATTTCAACAAGTCCGCCTCCGCTGGCAAGAAGATATCCCTGGCCGACCTGATCGTGCTGGCCGGCGGCGCAGCCGTCGAGAAGGCGGCGAAGGACGGCGGCCACAACGTGACCGTACCCTTCACACCGGGTCGCATGGACGCCAGCCAGGAGCAGACCGACGTGGACTCGGTCGGCATGCTCGAACCGCGCGCCGATGGCTTCCGCAACTACCTCAAGGCCAAGTACCCGGTGCTGCCGGAACACCTGCTGGTGGACAAGGCCCAGCTGCTGACCCTGACCGCGCCGGAAATGACCGTCCTGGTCGGCGGCCTGCGCGTACTGGGTGCCAACGTCGGGCAGTCGCCCCACGGCGTGTTCACCAGCAAGCCGGGCACCCTGAGCAACGACTTCTTCGTCAACCTGCTGGACATGGGCACGGTGTGGAAACCGACCTCGTCCGCCAACGACCTCTACGAAGGCCGCGACCGCAAGAGCGGCAACGTGAAGTGGAGCGGCACCCGTATCGACCTGGTGTTCGGCTCCAACGCACAGCTGCGCGCCCTGGCGGAGGTGTATGCCTGCAGCGATTCCAGGCAGAAGTTCGTCGATGACTTCGTCAAGGCCTGGACCAAGGTGATGAACCTGGATCGCTTCGATCTGCGCTGA
- a CDS encoding cysteine dioxygenase family protein: MTHPILSRFIEHAVELSHAESEPCQCVMALAPSMMELIDHAVDFLEPEHYRADPAHYSRNLIYCAEDAGLSLFALVWSSGQWTPVHDHGSWGVVGIVEGVLEERSYVCVSPDRSRDDGIELVRGGVILLPPGSVTSFVPNPDHIHITGVPAERPRAVSLHLYGRMMNNYHIYDVAAGTREMVQVEYNPR; encoded by the coding sequence ATGACACACCCCATCCTCTCGCGCTTCATCGAACACGCCGTCGAACTCAGCCACGCCGAATCCGAGCCGTGCCAGTGCGTCATGGCGCTCGCCCCGTCGATGATGGAGCTGATCGACCACGCGGTGGACTTCCTCGAACCCGAGCACTACCGGGCAGATCCTGCGCACTACTCGCGCAACCTCATCTACTGCGCCGAGGATGCCGGCCTGTCGCTCTTTGCGCTGGTCTGGTCATCGGGACAATGGACGCCGGTGCACGACCACGGCAGCTGGGGCGTGGTCGGTATCGTCGAAGGCGTACTGGAAGAACGCAGTTACGTGTGCGTGTCGCCCGACCGCAGCCGCGACGACGGCATCGAACTGGTACGCGGCGGCGTCATCCTGCTGCCGCCGGGCTCGGTCACCAGCTTCGTGCCCAACCCCGACCACATCCACATCACCGGTGTCCCCGCCGAACGCCCGCGCGCCGTCAGCCTGCACCTGTACGGGCGGATGATGAACAACTACCACATCTACGACGTGGCGGCCGGAACGCGGGAAATGGTGCAGGTGGAGTACAACCCGCGCTGA